CAATTATTGTAATTGTTTCAGAGAGCTGACTTCATACACCTACCAGTACCaccgaagcggcgcggcgagcgAACGAACGAGCGAGCTGGCTACACATGCAAGTTAGAAAATTGGACTTGCGGTGCGGGGTgagtcattatttttaatatacgtaggtacatataaataaataaatataatataatatataatgacttaggtaggtaggtaggtaggtaggtacagtataggtacctacttagatagatCGATTGTTTATACGTCTGTGTTGTGTCGCCACTGAAACTTTGTTTGTATTGTAATCGTATCATAGAATTATTTGCGGCCCTGAAAAGGGCCTTTTTGTATTTGCGTCCGAGGACGCGGGGTGCGGGGTGCGGGGACCGACGACACTGTCTCGGCGGGCGGACAGTGCAGCGGCCGGCCGGCCGGCCGGCGCGCTTAACCTCCGAAACCGTAGAGGGTGCGGCCCTGACGCTTCAGAGCGTAGACGACGTCCATGGCGGTGACGGTCTTCCTCTTGGCGTGCTCGGTGTAGGTGACCGCGTCACGGATCACGTTCTCGAGGAACACCTTGAGAACACCGCGGGTCTCCTCGTAGATCAGACCGGAGATACGCTTGACGCCACCTCTGCGGGCGAGACGACGGATGGCGGGCTTGGTGATACCCTGGATGTTATCGCGGAGCACCTTCCTGTGGCGCTTGGCTCCTCCTTTCCCCAGACCTTTACCTCCCTTACCGCGACCGGTCATTGCGACTTGTGGTAGAGAGAGATTAGACTTCTCGAACGGAATTCAACACACGACACACGACTTGCGGCGCGCGTCGACACGAGTGGAATAACTGGCGTTTGGCTCAGGCCCGCGCTATATTTATACGCTTTACCCCATTGCGGGGCGACGGGGGACGGGGTTAGAGATATCGGAGCAttattatttgatttacttttcatataaatacctacatgtaaagtaaaataagttcATACCTATGAtactttatttaaaatcatacatatatatatactattaCTTACTTCATATTACTATAACAACGGCGACCGGATCGTGGAAGAGTGCCCCGTAGCGCTATCTCTCTCTCGTATTTCTcctctaatatatatatatatatatatatatatatatttgtaagtatttgAATTTATCGCGACCGAGTAAGCAAATCATTAATAATGAATCATTATGTATATTAACATTAATTCAATTTCCCGTCTAGTAATATATAGGGGTAATAAGTTCATAAGTAAATAATCTTACTTACTTGCGTGTATTTCGtggttatataatttatttattgtaactacgtgcgaattaaatatatttgactAATGATGATGATCGATTGAATAATCTAAGCAGGCGTTTGTTCAAAGAAACAATTGTGAACTTTTCGAATCATGTGTGGCCCTGAAAAGGGCCTTTTGATATATGACAGAAGCGTCACGTTCGCATGTCCGGGACACAAAATGGCATGCGTTCGCGCAGACTGCGTTCGGTGATGTAGCTCCGTGTCAGTGTTAGTGCAGCATTGTGGTGGTTTAGGCACGTTCACCGCGGATCCTGCGAGCCAGCTGGATGTCCTTGGGCATGATGGTCACACGCTTGGCGTGGATGGCGCAAAGGTTGGTGTCCTCGAAGAGGCCGACGAGGTAAGCCTCGCTGGCCTCCTGGAGAGCCATGACGGCGGAGCTCTGGAACCGCAGGTCGGTCTTGAAGTCCTGAGCGATCTCACGCACCAGACGCTGGAAGGGCAGCTTGCGGATCAGAAGCTCAGTGCTCTTCTGGTAGCGACGGATCTCACGGAGGGCGACGGTGCCGGGCCTGTAACGATGGGGCTTCTTGACGCCCCCGGTGGCTGGCGCGCTCTTGCGGGCCGCCTTGGTGGCGAGCTGTTTACGGGGCGCTTTACCACCGGTGGATTTACGAGCGGTCTGCTTGGTACGGGCCATTGCGAAAAATTTACTACGACACGCGTGTACGTTACGTTAACGAGTCACGAGAGGGAATAAACAAAATTTTAGGCGCGAGGCGCTTTTATATATACGCTCGTCGGAAAGGGACGGAGATAGTGTCCGTGTGAGCGAGAGGGCACGTCCCCCTCGCCCCTCTTCCTTTCTCACAGACACGATTTCTGATTagagtaaaactaataatatgtaatattattgaaatataatacaatacatttaaataaattaacaaatttgaacctaaactcttactctcatatatatatattatagcgtTTTTGATTATGATTTAGGACAGCTAGTTAGGTTAGGCTAGATAACATTATTTCACATAGTAaagtttagcttaaataataattcctaacttattttattattattgtataatttaaacCCAACTGTTGCCTCACGTTGCGCATGTCTGTCTATCTATAGTTTAGTTTTTCATATTTAAGCGCCCGTCGATTACATACAAAAGCTTTTACTTGCGTGTTGATTGATATAGTGATGTTTAATCGACCGATTGACACCGTATGCACGGTTAGAAACTTGCTATATTATATTCAGAACTTATTTGTGGCCCTGAAAAGGGCCTTTTTGGTTGTTGCACAAACCACACTCTCTCAAAGCGTGTCGTCGTGTCGCAATACGAACTATCTAAACCCATCACACTAAAATGTGCATTGAGAAGACGGACCGCATACGAGGAACGACGGACGCTTACTTGGAGCTGGTGTACTTGGTGACGGCCTTTGTGCCTTCACTGACGGCGTGCTTGGCGAGCTCACCGGGCAGCAAGAGCCTCACGGAGGTCTGCACCTCCCTGCTGGTGATGGTGGACCTCTTGTTGTAGTGAGCGAGACGGGAGGCCTCGGCGGCGATGCGCTCGAAGATGTCGTTCACGAACGAGTTCATGATCGACATGGCCTTGCTGGAGATACCGGTGTCGGGGTGGACCTGCTTGAGCACCTTGTAGATGTAGATGGCGTAGCTCTCCTTGCGCTTAtgcttcttctttttcttcgaGTCAGACTTGGAGATGTTCTTCTGGGCCTTGCCGGATTTCTTGGCGGCCTTACCGCTAGTCTTGGGTGGCATTGTGATATAGTTAGATGCTTACAGTACGAGAGTTGAACTGGTAATGTGAacaaaaatttttgatattttgtttatattaggCGCGGCGAACGGGAAATAGGGGACTAAAGATCGAGCGTTACGCCGGCGTTATCTCGACCAATAGCGTTCGTGCATCATTAGCATCGTCGGTTGGCAAGGTGGGGAGTGAGAGCGCGTgttgatattataataatactgACGAATTTACTATTAATGTAATGAAAAGAATATTAATGATTTAGTTAACAGAtctcatttaaatatatattatatataattagaTCTGTTATTGTCCATTTTAAAACTGTGTGTAGGCGGATTAGCTCATTTGTTTATAACTGCCGTTTTGCTGCTGTAGATGAGCAAGTAATAGCTCTGAGCCATATATATGTACACACATTGTTGTATGTTTAATATCCCATATTTGTAGTTTGTAATATTCTTTAATACTTCTCGAAATCATTAGAATTTAGTAtcagtacataataaataaataaataattgatctaTCGAATGACATCATATACGTACGAGTTATGCCATGAAACTTATATAACGTTATCACAGAATCATATTGTGGCCCTGAAAAGGGCCTTTTGTAACGGTCACTCGGGAGGGAATGTAACATAGGCCCCGTGCGATAAAATATACGCAAGAGACGAATGCAAACATTCACCAATCGCCGGGTGATACCGCTAGAGACGTACACGGATGAGAAGTGTGGACACTTAAGCCTTCTTCTCGGTCTTCTTGGGCAGGAGCACGGCCTGAATGTTAGGCAGCACACCACCCTGGGCGATGGTCACGCCGGAGAGGAGCTTGTTCAACTCCTCGTCGTTACGGATCGCCAGCTGGAGATGTCTAGGGATGATCCTGGTCTTCTTGTTGTCGCGAGCGGCGTTGCCCGCCAACTCGAGAACCTCAGCGGCCAGGTACTCCATGACGGCGGCTAGGTACACCGGGGCACCGGCACCGACGCGCTCGGCGTAGTTGCCCTTGCGTAGAAGCCTGTGGATACGGCCGACGGGAAACTGGAGTCCGGCACGGTTAGAACGGGACTTTGCCTTTCCCTTAACCTTGCCACCTTTACCGCGTCCAGACATGTTTAAAGggattaaagtttagtttatcAACACACACACAAAACGTGAGCACACGAACGTACGCTGCTCAgcctttaataaaaatatcataGTAGTGGATGTCTTTCGACGCCCCTTTTGAAGGGGTGTGAGAGGCCTCTTCCGCCTTCCGGCTGCGGAGGCTGCGTCGAATCGCGCCCCACCTTGTGGGGCGGTCATTTCGCTCGTCGTTTGGAGGACGGCTGTGTTGCTGGTGTGGGCCAGCTTTATCACTACCGGCCGTTATCCAACCCCGCGACCCCTAGCCTGGTGATACCGTTTGAGCGGGGCCAGGTTCGGGACCGCAGGGAAGGCGACCGGCAGCTTAGGCTGGCGTGTGCGTCGTGCCTATGTAGGCGTCATCCGATGTTGAGTGTTtgtgtcttcttcttcttcgtcGTCTGTGTTGTGTAGGAGGGCTCGGGGGAGATGCCGAGCCCTTGGCTGGTCCGGTGGCCGCGTGTAGTGCGGCGCGATCCCTCGTAGATGGTCGTGGCTGCAGTTGTCCGCGCGGTCGAACATGCCCCGCGCGAGACGCTCGACGAACTCCTCCAGGCTGCTCCACTTCAGGTACTCGGCGATGGCTGCGTTGGTCACGTACCGCGTTGCTGCGACGATGGTCCGTAGCGAGAGGGTCTCCTGACGCCTCATCTTCTCCTTGTTGGTCCTGGAACAGAAAGAATACCAGGCTGGTGAAGCGTATGTTAGGCGTGAGCGGACGTAAGCTTTGTACAGACCGAGTTTGGTCCGTACAGGGAGCTTACTGTGGAGGACTGGTCGCAGTTTCATGCGAGCGGTTTTCGCTCGCATGACTGTGTTTGCGACGTGCGGTTGCATGGTCAGTCCCCTGTCTATGGTCACCCCCAGGTATTTCACTGTGGGTGACCATGTGAGGGGTTGGCCCGCGAGAGAGGGGGGTGTGGGCAGCGGCACTCTTGCGTGTGGCTGCCCTGTGATGATGGCTTGCGTCTTGCCCACGTTGACTGATAGCCTCCATTTGGAGAGCCAGTCAGGAAGGGCGTCGAGCGTTGGCTGGATCTTCGTAACCGCGTGCTGCATCTGTAAAGAAGTCGTATAGTAAGCGGCGTCGTCTGCGAATAGGGCTAGTTGCGCTTGTCCAACGACTGGGATGTCGTTGGTGTAGCGCACATAGCATGCGGGTGAGAGGCAGCTCCCCTGGGGGACGCCCGCCCGTATTGGGCGGTCTTGCGACTGCGCCGTGCCTTCCACTTGCACGTGGAAGCGTCGGTCGGTCAGGAACGATGCGATGACTCTCACGATGCGGCGGGGTGCTGTGGACAGAGAAAGTTTGTATATTAGTCCTTCGTGCCAAACTCGATCGAACGCTTTCTCCATGTCTAGGAGAACGGCAACGGTGTGCTCCTTTTTGTTGTGAGCCATGCCCATGTGGTGTAACACACGGGTGAGCTGCAACGTGGTGGAGTGTTGAGACCTGAAACCAAATTGCTCCGGCCTGGGTGCCAGGTGTGGCGAGAGGTTCCGGAGCAGCAACCTCTCGAACACCTTTGATAGGTTGCATAGCAACGTGATGGGCCGGTAGTTCTCCGGCTTCTTCCTGTCCTTCCCGGGTTTGGGAATGACGATGACCCGTCCTGTCTTCCAGATGGTGGGGAAGTGCCCCGACCGCAAGATCCCGTTGAACAGGCGCGCCACTGCCGCTAAGGTGTTTAGCGGCAGTTGGCGGAGCGCCATGTTCGGGATCTCGTCGGGGCCCGGCGCCTTCTTCGGGTTGCAGTGACGCCTGATAGTCGCCTGGACCTGCGAAGGAGAAAAGTAGAGTGGATCATCGTGTGTCTCTACGGGCACGTTGAGATAATCTCGAACGTGCTGTACGATGACCGCCGTGTGTTGCGGGTCGGTGTCGGGGAAGGGCCTGAATTGCTGCTCAAGGCTGCGAGCGAGTATTTCCGCTCTGTCCTTGGCTGCGTATTTCAGGATCCCGTCGGTTTCGTCCACTAGGGGTCGAATCGGCTCTGGCGTCGCGCTGAGTTGTCTGCATAACCTGTGGATGGAAGGAACGTGATCAGTTACGCTTTCAATGTGTGTTTCCCAGCTCGCAGCTCTGTGCTCGCTGAGTTTTTCCCTTAACAGTCGCTCGAGACGATTGAGCTCAGTCTTGACCGACTGAGCTCTAGTCCTTTGCCACTGTTTCCTATACCAGCGCTTTTTCTCTAAAAGCGCTTGAAGCGGCCTCGGAAGCGGCTTACGCCGGTCTGTGTGTGGGACCGGGTGTGTGGCCTCGGCGAGGGCTGCTTTGATGTCCCTGGTGATTGTGGCTGCTGCGGCATCGACCTCTTCTGCGGTCGATA
The DNA window shown above is from Cydia amplana chromosome 25, ilCydAmpl1.1, whole genome shotgun sequence and carries:
- the LOC134659794 gene encoding histone H2B, which encodes MPPKTSGKAAKKSGKAQKNISKSDSKKKKKHKRKESYAIYIYKVLKQVHPDTGISSKAMSIMNSFVNDIFERIAAEASRLAHYNKRSTITSREVQTSVRLLLPGELAKHAVSEGTKAVTKYTSSK
- the LOC134659796 gene encoding histone H2A; protein product: MSGRGKGGKVKGKAKSRSNRAGLQFPVGRIHRLLRKGNYAERVGAGAPVYLAAVMEYLAAEVLELAGNAARDNKKTRIIPRHLQLAIRNDEELNKLLSGVTIAQGGVLPNIQAVLLPKKTEKKA